The region AACCACACTGCTGGTGTAAAAATAGCGGCTTTCTTTATCCGAGATAAGCATGTCCAGCGGAAATATACTTCCCTCCTCCATCAGTAAGAGAAAGCTGGCTGTGCTGCTTCTTGTTCAGCTGTGTGGAGTGACGCTCTCTGCCTGTTTGTGCAGGTGTATAATGTGTGGAGTGACTCTGCCTGTTTGTGCAGGTGTATAATGTGTGGAGTGACTCTGCCTGTTTGTGCAGGTGTATAATGTGTGGAGTGATGCTCTCTGCCTGTTTGTGCAGGTGTATAATGTGTGGAGTGACGCTCTCTGCCTGTTTGTGCAGGTGTATAATGTGTGGAGTGACTCTGCCTGTTTGTGCAGGTGTATAATGTGTGGAGTGACGCTCTCTGCCTGTTTGTGCAGGTGTATAATGTGTGGAGTGACACTCTCTGCCTGTTTGTGCAGGTGTATAATGTGTGGAGTGACTCTGCCTGTTTGTGCAGGTGTATAATGTGTGGAGTGACTCTGCCTGTTTGTGCAGGTGTATAATGTGTGGAGTGACGCTCTCTGCCTGTTTGTGCAGGTGTATAATGTGTGGAGTGACTCTGCCTGTTTGTGCAGGTGTATAATGTGTGGAGTGACGCTCTCTGCCTGTTTGTGCAGGTGTATAATGTGTGGAGTGATGCTCTCTGCCTGTTTGTGCAGGTGTATAATGTGCAGAGTGATGCTCTCTGCCTGTTTGTGCAGGTGTATAATGTGTGGAGTGATGCTCTCTGCCTGTTTGTGGAGGTGTATAATGTGCAGAGTGATGCTCTCTGCCTGTTTGTGCAGGTGTATAACGTGTGGAGTGATGCTCTCTGCCTGTTTGTCCAGGTGTATAATGTGTGGAGTGACTCTGCCTGTTTGTGCAGGTGTATAATGTGTGGAGTGACTCTGCCTGTTTGTGCAGGTGTATAATGTGTGGAGTGACTCTGCCTGTTTGTGCAGGTGTATAATGTGTGGAGTGACTCTGCCTGTTTGTGCAGGTGTATAATGTCTGGAGTGACTCTGCCTGTTTGTGCAGGTGTATAATGTGTGGAGTGACTCTGCCTGTTTGTGCAGGTGTATAATGTGTGGAGTGACTCTGCCTGTTTGTGCAGGTGTATAATGTCTGGAGTGACTCTGCCTGTTTGTGCAGGTGTATAATATGTGGAGTGACGCTCTCTGCCTGTTTGTCCAGGTGTATAATGTGTGGAGTGACGCTCTCTGCCTGTTTGTCCAGGTGTATAACGTGTACATGGcaggaaggcagctatgctccaAGCGCTACCGCGAGTTTGCCATCCTGCACCAGAACCTGAAGCGCGAGTTCGCCAACTTCACCTTCCCCAAGCTGCCGGGGAAGTGGCCCTTCTCCCTGTCTGAGCAGCAGCTGGACGCCCGCCGCAGGGGCCTGGAGGAGTACCTGGAGAAAGGTGACTGAGTGGGgctgaagagaggagagaggggtacagtagagagggggagaggggtattgtagagaggagagggggggagaggggtacaggagagtagaggaggaggagcggggtaCTGTAGATACACTCCTGGAGAGTAGAGGCGGAGGAGAGGGGTACTGTAGATACACTCCTGGAGAGTAGAGGCGGAGGAGAGGGGTACTGTAGATATACTCCTGGAGagtagaggaggaggagcggggtaCTGTAGATACACTCCTGGAGAGTAGAGGCGGAGGAGAGGGGTACTGTAGATATACTCCTGGAGAGTAGAGGCGGAGGAGAGGGGTACTGTAGATACACTCCTGGAGAGTAGAGGCGGAGGAGAGGGGTACTGTAGATATACTCCTGGAGAGTAGAGGCGGAGGAGCGGGGTACTGTAGACTGACGCAGATCGCTGCGGGGTCTGAGGGACTGAAAGGGAGGAGTGCACGGGCAGAAAGCGGGACCCAGAAGCAGATGTGACAGGAATGTGAGAGTATTGGAGCTGGTAATGGTACAATAGCCAAGCCGAAGGGTGCGGAGTTCAGGGAATTGCTTGGATTGTGGCGTCATCTTTCGTTAATGGCTTTCCATCTCTCTTGCCAGTGTGTTCGGTGAGGGTGATTGGGGAGAGTGACATCATGCAGGAGTTCCTTTCTGAATCCGATGAGGTAAGCAGCCAGTGTCCTGTGTGTACCCAACAGCTTAATGCATTTTGTGCCGTTTTCTCTGTAGCTTGCAGggaatgtgtactgtatgcatgccATGCAGGcctgccattttcttttgccTGTTTCCccctgctctgtctgtctgtttccccctgctctgtctgcctgttttcccctgctctgtctgtctgtttccccctgctctgtctgcctgtttccccctgctctgtctgtctgtttccccctgctctgtctgcctgtttccccctgctctgtctgcctgtttcCCCCTGGTCTGCCTGCCTGTTTCCCCCTGCTCTCTGCCTGTTTCCCCccagctctctctgtctgtttcccttGTATACCTGTACTTGTATGCCTGTGTAAGTTCTTAAGAATCTacatgccttttttattttatgtttttcttcctgTGCCTGTTTCTCAGTATGGGATCGTCTGTGTCTTTCTTTGTTTAGCTCCATAGCTCCGTTTCTCATTGCCTTGCCATCCacgtcctgtgtgtgtgtatgtgtgtgtttagcctTCACGAGTGTCCCTAAGGCTGCCCCCGCATCCGTTTGTGCCGCTGAGtcacaatccccccccctctcctcccccccaccccctgattTCCAGAACTATAACGGCGTATCAGACGTGGAGCTGAGGATAGCCCTGCCCGACAAGACCACCATCACCGTCAGAGTGCGCAAGAACTGCACCACCGACCAGGTCTACCAggtaccccagcacactcccTCCTCCAATCCAGCGAGGCCAGAGGCACTGGGGCAGCTGGGATTTGTAGGCAGGGATACGCTGCACTTCGAATGCATTTCAGCATTTCATGTGCAATATGGCTTTTGTGTAATATAGATTCTTGTTTATACTCCGCCATCTTGATGGTAGATGCTTTGGAAGGTATTTTAtgttcagttcttttttttcttgtccaTCCCTCTTTTTAGCCATGGCTAAGCATTGAATCATCCGATCCCTTGGCGCAGTTGCAAAGAGCAGCCAGTAGATGGCGCATGGTTAATGTTATCGATTTCTCTTCTCCCCATTGATCTAAATACGTGCTGTGGATTACCAACGCAGACGTGGTCTAAGATTAGAGCCCACTCTCTATTATGGCCGCAGTTAACACTGGcaaagtgtttgtgtttgtaattgGCTCTGACTTTTCACTTAATGGCGTCATAATTCCAGGAATTGTACATTATTGATGTGCGATTATTGTTGTCGTAAAAATGCAGTTCATTCCTAATGGTGGCCATTTTAATTCGCCCTTCGATCATTGCAGTGCTGCGTGATAGCATTTGGCTTCCTTCCTCACACGTGTGCTGTGGAGGTAATCCTCATAGATAACACAGGCCTTGTCAGGCGGTGGGGTTATTGGCAATTGATGCTTACTTCATTAGACTGAACGTTTACAACAGTGCAGCCAGTTTTATAGCTTGGATATTTGTACCGTTCTGGCCTGTTTAAACATTGTaaattctctctcactctctctctcaccctttctctgtctcactcactctttctcactttctctcactctcaggcAGTGGTTATGAAGGTTGGGATGGACAGCATCACGGCCAGTTACTTTGCTCTGTTTGAAGTCATAAACCACTCCTTCGGTAAGTGTGtgcctgcgtttgtgtgtgcgtgtgtgtgtgtatacaaggGGTTTTCTGTATGAGTGTTTAATAGATGTTTTCCATGTATTAACTCTGACGTTGaccgtgtttgtgtgcatggctTGGAGCCTCCAGTGATGTCACAAAGAGCAGGTGTAAGCTGTGCTTTTGTGGTTCTCTCTACACTGCAGTGTTCTTATAGGGAGACTACGCTCCCGATGTATcagtgcatctctctctctctctctctctctctctctctctctctctctctctctctctcccccccctcctgcgtCTGGGTTATGGTGCTGCATGTTGAATTATGCAAGCCTCTTTTGTTAAGCTAATCTTCTTACTACTCTAGTGCAGAGCATTATGTTTGGGCGGAGTGtatatgtgcgtttgtgtgtatgtgtgtgagtgcactttGGTTTTGATATGGAAGAGGCCGTCGTCTCGATGGGAACTTGGGAAAGCGACAGAGCAGCGCCTTGCTTCCTTTCTGTGGGCACAGTGTCAGACTTCCTCTTCaccctcccctctgtctcctgtTCTGAACTAAAACCAGACCGGGGGACTAAAATTCAACGAGGACTAAAATTGAATGCTTGTGAGCTGGCAGTAATTGTGTGTACCCCCACTCCTCTGTGCATCCTCACgcctccccactcctccccGTGTCTCAGTGCGCAAGCTGGCCCCCAACGAGTTCCCCCACAAACTGTATGTGCAGAACTACACCTCAGCCGTCCCGGGCACCTGCCTCACACTGCGCAAGTGGCTCTTCACCACCGAGGAGGAGATCCTGCTCAACGACAACGAGCTGGCCGTCAACTACTGcttccaccaggtgtgtgtgcgcttctctctctctctctctctctctctctctctctctctctctctctcacacactcagtctcgctctctctcactctttttccTGAGTGCTGTTGGATGCTGTTGGATGCTGTTGGATGCTGTTGGATGCTGTTGGGTGCAGTTGGGTGCAGTTGGGTGCAGTTGGGTGCTGTTGGGTGCCTGGCTCTGagctcccctctgtctcccccaggCGCTGGACGATGTGAAGAAGGGCTTCATCAAGGCGGAAGAGAAGTCCTACCAGCTGCAGAAACTGGCTGAGCAGCGCAAGATGGCCATGGTCAGTTTCCTTTTGTCCGCACACCTGCCCCTGTTCTTACGTCTGCGTCTTTAcagcactctctccctctctctgtcccctctccctctccctctctcctctccctggctcTTGCCCTCCCTCAGTACTTGAGCATGCTGCGCTCTTGTGAGGGCTACAACGAGATCATCTTCCCCCACTGCTCCTGTGACTCGAGACGCAAGGGCCACGTGATCACAGCCATCAGCATCCGGCACTTCAAACTGCACGCCTGCACCGAGGAGGGCACgctggaggtgagagagggagagggggagagggggagggagagagggagagagggagagtgggagagtgggagagagggagagagggagagagggagagtgggagagtgggagagtgggagagtgggagagtgggagagtgggggagtgggggagagagtgggagagagtgagcatGAGGGGAAGAGTAGCACTGGAGGTAGAGATACTGAGAGTGGGGGGGCAATGGAGCACTGGGGAGAGAAGACTAGAGGGGAGGATAGCCCAGAGGTGGGATGAAgagtgagagaaataaagagccTCTTGTGAAAAATGTAGGAAGATTGacaaacacactctccctctctctctctctctccttctccctctctcccgctccctctctttctcctctctctctccctctctccctccctccctctcagaacCAGGTGATTGCCTTTGAATGGGGGGAGATGCAGCGCTGGGACACGGATGAAGAAGGGATGGCGTTCTGCTTTGAGTACGCCCGCGGGGAGAAGAAGCCCCGCTGGGTGAAGATCTTCACCCCTTATGTGAGTCTAatggagggcaggagggctgcACATCTGCCCGTTTGTGCTGTACCAGACTTaaatacatctctctctctctgactttcATACCATCCTCGCCCAGTTCAACTACATGCACGAGTGTTTCGAGCGCGTCTTCTGCGAACTCAAGTGGAGGAAAGAGGTGAGCCGTCACATGGTGTTACCTTTGGTACACACAGCTGTGTAACGTGCCGTCCTGTTTTTCGAAAATGGGTACGGGTGATGTCTTCTGTTCtgtttaattgatttatttttgtgttccccccccccctccgtctgTCAGGTTGAAGATGAGGCCACAGACAAGGACAACAGGAACTGCAGCAAAGATGGTATGTGTAGTAAGGTAAGGCTTTGCCAGCCTCAGTGACAGACTCAAACATGGCGCCTCTTGCTGGTGGGTGTCTGTCACTGCAGTTGAGGTCTGTGCTTTCATGTGCGTTGGCACAGTGTGAGATTATATTGCACTGTGTAATCTTTGGGTATGTTCTTGTACGTACCTTCATGTCTTTTGCTGCAAAGTATTGCTGTAAAGTCCTGGATTATATTGAATTAGTATGGAGTATCTCcattcaaaactgaatttagtccaggCTTAATCTACAGCTGTGAAACTACTCccattactttttaaaagtacGGGGGTGATCTTCTGGCATCCGGGGTGTGCATCTCTTTTAGCTGCAGCGCAGGTCCTGCATCAGTGCACCTGTTTGTCACTGGCTGTTGCCACTTCTGCAACTATACAGAATACTCacgtctgattggctgggagggACGTGTTGCTTTTCCTTATTGGCCTGGCTATGAAGCGTCAAAAGCAGCTGAATCACGGTTCTAAGCGAATGTACAATAAAAACGTAAAACAATGagcaattattttcttttttgtcgaAAATTGTCGGCAAGCCAACTGTTGCGATGTCATACTTTCAGCACGCCCTTCACCCTGGAGCCGCAGCCAGCTCGAGCGCGGCCCGCTTGTCGTCCGGGGACGACTGCAGAGCCGCGGATCGTAGTTTCATTTAGTGCAACCCGATGTTTCGctcacattttattaaaatgggGTTTTCCAGTTTTGTCGGTTTTCACGTATTATTATACAAATAtcaacacattgttaatgacagGAAAAAGTGGTTGCCAAGGGAGACTGCCACGGGTCGAGAAATGGTTGTCAGTCGCCTAAATCCGGTTGCCGAGGGAAACTGGGTGGCTGTTCAAGTTGAGCCCTGAGTCAGATCCGGAGAATAAATCGGCACAGAGGCTCTTTTCAGTCCTCAGAAGCAAACATCTGTGGTTGCCAGGCGCCCCGAAAAACAGGGACATCGAGCAGAAATGTAGGCGGCTGTTTCGGCAAACGGATTGACTGCGAGACTCAAGTGTAATTCTCACAGAGCCAACGTTTCGACTGCGTGGCGGTTCAATAAGGAATGGCGTTATGACTTTGGTTTATGTGCCATCCTGCTTCTCAAATAGGCTGAGCGTGTTAAATACACATTTGGCGATCTCCGCGATAACACAAAGCTGTGAATTGTAATCTTACGTGCCCTAAAATTAAGAGCCTTGTCTGTTTTCGTGATAATGAACGGGGGCCACACACGAGTGTGAGCCGTCGTCTTCCCACACCGACTGAGTTAGAATGGACTGATGAACAGGGAGAGGCTGTTAATCAGCAGGCTGTGCATTGGTAGGCTGTTAATGTGCTCTTTTGTGTCTGTAGCACAGTGGTAGGTGGAATATCTGGATGTTTGAGACTGGATTTGTGTCTTTAGCTCAGTAGCAGGTAGAATTTCTGAATGTTTGAGACTGGCTTGATGACCAGCTCTGTAGCAGGTAGAATATCTGCATATTCGGGTCTGGCTTTGTGTTTGTAGCACAGTGGTTGGTAGAATATCCGCTTGTTTGAGGCTGTCTTTCTGTAGCTCAGCAGCGGGTAGAATATGTGGATGTCTGTAGtatatctctctgtctgtagcaCAGCAGACACGTGAAATCCATGTGTAtttgcctggctgtgtgagagaACTGCAGAGCACATCTCCTCCTTTTGAATGTTCCCAGTGTGTCTGACTGCAGACAGCCAGAGTCTGCCGCTTGCCTGGGC is a window of Conger conger chromosome 1, fConCon1.1, whole genome shotgun sequence DNA encoding:
- the snx27b gene encoding sorting nexin-27b isoform X1, encoding MADIEGDEIRSAAPSLLHTSSRNGSGVGSAVGTGGQTATTVTSGPRLVRIVKSDSGYGFNVRGQVSEGGQLRSINGELYAPLQHVSAVLPGGAADRAGISKGDRILEVNGVNVEGATHKQVVDLIRAGERELVLAVLSVPQPEADSLDPGDDGSTQSCYDYSDKQAVPISVPTYKHVEQNAEKFVVYNVYMAGRQLCSKRYREFAILHQNLKREFANFTFPKLPGKWPFSLSEQQLDARRRGLEEYLEKVCSVRVIGESDIMQEFLSESDENYNGVSDVELRIALPDKTTITVRVRKNCTTDQVYQAVVMKVGMDSITASYFALFEVINHSFVRKLAPNEFPHKLYVQNYTSAVPGTCLTLRKWLFTTEEEILLNDNELAVNYCFHQALDDVKKGFIKAEEKSYQLQKLAEQRKMAMYLSMLRSCEGYNEIIFPHCSCDSRRKGHVITAISIRHFKLHACTEEGTLENQVIAFEWGEMQRWDTDEEGMAFCFEYARGEKKPRWVKIFTPYFNYMHECFERVFCELKWRKEVEDEATDKDNRNCSKDEYLPAVETQKGWRHLGGEIVTS
- the snx27b gene encoding sorting nexin-27b isoform X2; its protein translation is MADIEGDEIRSAAPSLLHTSSRNGSGVGSAVGTGGQTATTVTSGPRLVRIVKSDSGYGFNVRGQVSEGGQLRSINGELYAPLQHVSAVLPGGAADRAGISKGDRILEVNGVNVEGATHKQVVDLIRAGERELVLAVLSVPQPEADSLDPGDDGSTQSCYDYSDKQAVPISVPTYKHVEQNAEKFVVYNVYMAGRQLCSKRYREFAILHQNLKREFANFTFPKLPGKWPFSLSEQQLDARRRGLEEYLEKVCSVRVIGESDIMQEFLSESDENYNGVSDVELRIALPDKTTITVRVRKNCTTDQVYQAVVMKVGMDSITASYFALFEVINHSFVRKLAPNEFPHKLYVQNYTSAVPGTCLTLRKWLFTTEEEILLNDNELAVNYCFHQALDDVKKGFIKAEEKSYQLQKLAEQRKMAMYLSMLRSCEGYNEIIFPHCSCDSRRKGHVITAISIRHFKLHACTEEGTLENQVIAFEWGEMQRWDTDEEGMAFCFEYARGEKKPRWVKIFTPYFNYMHECFERVFCELKWRKEVEDEATDKDNRNCSKDGMCSKNIFQLLRHRRDGGT